Proteins encoded by one window of Haematobia irritans isolate KBUSLIRL chromosome 2, ASM5000362v1, whole genome shotgun sequence:
- the fbp gene encoding fructose-1,6-bisphosphatase isoform X2: MTQQGPGFDSNCMTLTRFVLQEQRKFKHATGDLSQLLNCIQTSIKAIASAVRKAGIAKLHGIAGDVNVQGEEVKKLDVLSNELFINMLKSSYTTCLMVSEENENVIEVETDKQGKYIVCFDPLDGSSNIDCLVSIGSIFAIYRKTTEGVPTVQDALQPGREIVAAGYALYGSATAIVLSLGHGSGVNGFMYDPAIGEFILTEPNMRVPEKGKIYSINEGYASDWEAGVFNYIAAKKDPTKGKPYGARYVGSMVADVHRTIKYGGIFIYPATKSAPNGKLRLLYECNPMAYLMIQAGGLASNGKISILDIVPQKIHERSPIFLGSKKDVEEALSYYQKS, from the exons ATGACACAACAAGGTCCAGGCTTTGATTCCAATTGCATGACACTGACACGTTTTGTGTTGCAGgaacaaagaaaattcaaacatGCCACCGGTGATTTGTCACAACTCTTGAATTGTATTCAGACTTCAATTAAAGCCATTGCCTCAGCGGTACGTAAGGCTGGTATTGCTAAGCTCCATGGCATTGCTGGTGATGTAAATGTCCAAGGAGAGGAGGTGAAAAAATTGGATGTTTTATCGAATGAGCTATTCATCAATATGTTGAAATCCTCCTACACCACCTGTTTGATGGTGTccgaagaaaatgaaaatgtcaTTGAAGTAGAGACTGATAAACAG ggCAAATATATCGTATGTTTCGATCCTTTGGATGGTTCCTCAAACATTGATTGTTTGGTCTCAATTGGTTCAATTTTTGCCATTTATCGCAAAACCACTGAAGGTGTACCCACAGTTCAAGATGCTTTACAACCTGGCAGGGAAATTGTTGCTGCTGGCTATGCTTTATATGGTTCTGCCACTGCCATTGTTTTAAGTTTGGGTCATGGTTCTGGTGTTAATGGTTTCATGTACGATCCGGCAATTGGTGAATTTATTCTAACCGAACCCAATATGCGTGTTCCAGAAAAGGGCAAAATCTATTCCATTAACGAGGGTTATGCGTCCGATTGGGAAGCTGGAGTTTTCAATTATATAGCTGCCAAGAAAGACCCTACTAAAGGCAAACCCTATGGTGCCCGCTATGTTGGTTCCATGGTGGCCGATGTCCATCGTACTATCAAATATGGTGGTATTTTCATTTATCCTGCTACCAAATCTGCCCCAAATGGAAAACTACGTTTGTTATATGAGTGCAATCCAATGGCCTATTTGATGATTCAAGCTGGCGGTTTGGCAAGCAATGGTAAAATCTCTATTTTGGATATTGTACCACAAAAAATCCATGAAAGATCTCCCATATTTTTGGGTTCCAAAAAGGACGTCGAAGAAGCTCTAAGCTACTATCAGAAGTCTTGA
- the fbp gene encoding fructose-1,6-bisphosphatase isoform X1 yields the protein MASKDSNMTQQGPGFDSNCMTLTRFVLQEQRKFKHATGDLSQLLNCIQTSIKAIASAVRKAGIAKLHGIAGDVNVQGEEVKKLDVLSNELFINMLKSSYTTCLMVSEENENVIEVETDKQGKYIVCFDPLDGSSNIDCLVSIGSIFAIYRKTTEGVPTVQDALQPGREIVAAGYALYGSATAIVLSLGHGSGVNGFMYDPAIGEFILTEPNMRVPEKGKIYSINEGYASDWEAGVFNYIAAKKDPTKGKPYGARYVGSMVADVHRTIKYGGIFIYPATKSAPNGKLRLLYECNPMAYLMIQAGGLASNGKISILDIVPQKIHERSPIFLGSKKDVEEALSYYQKS from the exons ATGGCTTCCAAGGATT ccAATATGACACAACAAGGTCCAGGCTTTGATTCCAATTGCATGACACTGACACGTTTTGTGTTGCAGgaacaaagaaaattcaaacatGCCACCGGTGATTTGTCACAACTCTTGAATTGTATTCAGACTTCAATTAAAGCCATTGCCTCAGCGGTACGTAAGGCTGGTATTGCTAAGCTCCATGGCATTGCTGGTGATGTAAATGTCCAAGGAGAGGAGGTGAAAAAATTGGATGTTTTATCGAATGAGCTATTCATCAATATGTTGAAATCCTCCTACACCACCTGTTTGATGGTGTccgaagaaaatgaaaatgtcaTTGAAGTAGAGACTGATAAACAG ggCAAATATATCGTATGTTTCGATCCTTTGGATGGTTCCTCAAACATTGATTGTTTGGTCTCAATTGGTTCAATTTTTGCCATTTATCGCAAAACCACTGAAGGTGTACCCACAGTTCAAGATGCTTTACAACCTGGCAGGGAAATTGTTGCTGCTGGCTATGCTTTATATGGTTCTGCCACTGCCATTGTTTTAAGTTTGGGTCATGGTTCTGGTGTTAATGGTTTCATGTACGATCCGGCAATTGGTGAATTTATTCTAACCGAACCCAATATGCGTGTTCCAGAAAAGGGCAAAATCTATTCCATTAACGAGGGTTATGCGTCCGATTGGGAAGCTGGAGTTTTCAATTATATAGCTGCCAAGAAAGACCCTACTAAAGGCAAACCCTATGGTGCCCGCTATGTTGGTTCCATGGTGGCCGATGTCCATCGTACTATCAAATATGGTGGTATTTTCATTTATCCTGCTACCAAATCTGCCCCAAATGGAAAACTACGTTTGTTATATGAGTGCAATCCAATGGCCTATTTGATGATTCAAGCTGGCGGTTTGGCAAGCAATGGTAAAATCTCTATTTTGGATATTGTACCACAAAAAATCCATGAAAGATCTCCCATATTTTTGGGTTCCAAAAAGGACGTCGAAGAAGCTCTAAGCTACTATCAGAAGTCTTGA